A region from the Flavobacterium enshiense genome encodes:
- a CDS encoding 2-oxoglutarate dehydrogenase E1 component, translated as MDRFSFLNAAHTAFFADLYDQYLQNPDSVEPSWRSFFQGFDFANEFNGSPVDGLMNMADGADCSVVSDKLQKEFNVLKLIDAYRTRGHLFTKTNPVRERRTYSPDLAIENFGLSSADLNMVFDAARIVNLNPCSLQEILNHLNKVYCESIGIEYMYIPDPKVVEWIQKRLDINDNQPSFNTDDKKRILKKLNEAVSFENFLHTKYVGQKRFSLEGIESAIPALDFLIEAAADKGVEQFVMGMAHRGRLNVLANVFGKSTQDIFSEFDGKDYDDDALFDGDVKYHLGLTADRQTQSGKKINVNLAPNPSHLETVGAVIEGITRAKQDKYYPQDFSKVLPIAVHGDAAVAGQGIVYEIIQMAKLDGYKTNGTIHVVLNNQVGFTTNYLDARSSTYCTDIAKVTLSPVLHVNAEDAEAVVHAMLFALEYRMEFGTDVFIDLLGYRKYGHNEGDEPRFTQPKLYKSISRQKNPRDIYAEKLKAEGSIDGNYVSQLEAEYKSNLEQSLEESRKRDLTVIKPFMQDEWKGFEQAEADVMLQKFDTKVDKAILTDIAKTVTELPSDKKFISKITKLIGDRKTMFFENDKLDWAMGEMLAYGSLLTEGYDVRISGQDVERGTFSHRHAVVKVEDSEEEVILLDHIPNKKGNFFVYNSHLSEYGVLGFEYGYALANPNALTIWEAQFGDFGNGAQIMIDQYISAAEDKWNNQNGIVMLLPHGYENQGAEHSSARMERFLQLCAHHNMYVADCTTPANFFHLLRRQLVTKFRKPLVVFTPKSLLRHPEAVSSVAEFANGQFQEVIDDVNVNPADVKSLVFCTGKFYYDLKAEREANGRTDVALVRVEQLFPLPVEQMKAIIAKYPNADDFVWAQEEPRNMGAYGYMLMHFHEVKFRVASPKAYSAPAAGSYVRSKKRHAAAIAMVFDKNLFQ; from the coding sequence ATGGATAGGTTTTCTTTTTTAAACGCAGCACATACGGCTTTTTTTGCCGATTTATACGATCAATATTTACAGAACCCAGACAGTGTAGAACCAAGTTGGAGAAGTTTCTTCCAAGGGTTTGACTTCGCCAATGAATTTAATGGCAGCCCAGTGGATGGACTGATGAATATGGCTGATGGGGCTGATTGCTCTGTAGTTTCTGATAAACTGCAAAAAGAATTTAACGTTTTAAAACTGATTGACGCTTACAGAACGCGAGGACATTTATTTACTAAAACTAATCCGGTTCGCGAAAGAAGAACATATTCTCCGGACTTGGCAATTGAGAACTTCGGATTGTCTTCTGCCGATCTGAATATGGTTTTTGATGCGGCACGAATAGTAAACTTAAACCCGTGTTCGCTTCAGGAAATTTTAAACCACCTGAATAAGGTATATTGCGAATCCATCGGAATCGAGTATATGTACATTCCGGACCCTAAAGTGGTGGAATGGATTCAAAAGCGTTTGGATATCAATGATAATCAGCCAAGCTTCAATACCGATGATAAAAAACGCATTCTTAAAAAATTAAACGAAGCGGTTTCTTTTGAGAATTTCCTTCATACTAAATATGTAGGTCAGAAACGTTTCTCGTTAGAAGGAATCGAATCGGCTATCCCGGCATTGGACTTCTTAATTGAAGCTGCTGCCGATAAAGGTGTGGAGCAATTCGTAATGGGAATGGCACATCGTGGTCGTCTGAATGTATTGGCGAATGTTTTCGGAAAATCAACTCAGGATATTTTCTCTGAATTTGACGGGAAAGATTATGACGATGACGCTTTGTTTGATGGTGATGTAAAATATCACTTAGGTTTAACAGCCGATCGTCAGACCCAAAGTGGAAAAAAAATCAATGTAAACTTAGCGCCAAATCCTTCGCACCTTGAAACAGTAGGAGCGGTTATCGAAGGGATTACCAGAGCGAAACAAGATAAATATTACCCGCAAGATTTTTCAAAAGTATTGCCTATTGCAGTACATGGAGATGCAGCGGTTGCCGGCCAGGGTATCGTGTATGAAATCATACAGATGGCTAAATTGGACGGATACAAAACCAATGGTACCATTCATGTGGTATTGAACAATCAGGTTGGATTTACAACAAACTATCTTGATGCACGTTCATCTACCTATTGTACAGATATTGCAAAAGTAACGTTATCTCCTGTGTTACACGTAAATGCAGAGGATGCAGAGGCGGTAGTACACGCTATGTTATTTGCTTTGGAATACAGAATGGAGTTTGGAACTGACGTGTTCATCGACTTATTAGGATATAGAAAATACGGGCACAATGAAGGTGATGAGCCTCGTTTCACCCAACCAAAATTATACAAATCCATTTCGAGACAGAAAAACCCAAGAGATATCTACGCTGAGAAATTAAAAGCAGAAGGTTCTATCGACGGAAACTACGTTTCGCAATTGGAAGCTGAGTACAAATCGAACCTGGAGCAGAGTCTGGAAGAATCCCGTAAAAGAGATTTGACGGTGATTAAACCATTCATGCAGGACGAGTGGAAAGGTTTCGAACAGGCAGAAGCCGATGTAATGCTTCAGAAGTTTGATACGAAAGTTGATAAAGCAATCTTAACGGATATCGCGAAAACGGTAACTGAATTACCTTCAGATAAAAAATTCATAAGCAAAATCACAAAACTTATCGGTGACAGAAAAACCATGTTCTTCGAAAACGATAAATTGGATTGGGCGATGGGAGAGATGTTGGCTTACGGTTCGTTGTTAACGGAAGGATATGATGTTCGTATCTCCGGTCAGGACGTAGAGCGCGGAACGTTCTCTCACCGTCATGCGGTTGTAAAAGTTGAAGATTCAGAAGAAGAAGTGATCTTGTTGGATCACATTCCAAACAAAAAAGGAAACTTCTTTGTATATAACTCACACCTTTCAGAATACGGTGTTTTAGGATTTGAGTATGGTTATGCCCTTGCAAATCCAAACGCGCTGACTATCTGGGAGGCTCAGTTTGGTGATTTCGGAAACGGAGCCCAAATCATGATTGACCAGTATATTTCGGCAGCGGAAGACAAATGGAACAATCAAAACGGAATCGTAATGTTGTTACCTCACGGTTACGAAAACCAAGGTGCTGAACACTCTTCTGCACGTATGGAGCGTTTCCTACAGTTGTGTGCACACCACAATATGTATGTAGCGGATTGTACCACACCTGCTAACTTCTTCCACTTGTTGAGAAGACAGTTGGTAACGAAATTCCGTAAACCGTTGGTAGTGTTTACACCGAAGAGTTTATTGCGTCACCCGGAAGCGGTTTCTTCTGTTGCAGAATTTGCAAACGGACAATTCCAGGAGGTAATCGACGATGTGAACGTGAATCCTGCAGATGTTAAATCGTTAGTATTCTGTACAGGTAAGTTCTACTATGACCTGAAAGCAGAAAGAGAAGCGAACGGAAGAACGGATGTTGCTTTGGTACGTGTTGAGCAATTGTTCCCGTTACCAGTCGAGCAAATGAAAGCTATAATTGCTAAATACCCGAATGCGGATGATTTCGTTTGGGCACAGGAAGAGCCAAGAAACATGGGTGCTTATGGCTATATGTTGATGCATTTCCATGAAGTGAAGTTCAGAGTGGCATCGCCAAAAGCATACAGTGCGCCGGCAGCAGGAAGTTATGTACGTTCTAAAAAGCGTCATGCAGCGGCTATCGCTATGGTTTTTGACAAGAATTTATTCCAATAA
- a CDS encoding efflux RND transporter periplasmic adaptor subunit, with amino-acid sequence MKKTIITITIIITSLGLIGYILNKNKAENKAKTDIVAEKNAAVAVKVATVKTENVSLDFSANGIFSPIQELTFSAEKSGKVIKVFVDEGDYVTVGQTLLTMRADVINVNANTANAVYQNAKADYDRYENAYKTGGVTKQQLDQAKLNLTNAKASLTQANINVGDTKVKAPIKGYINKRYIEPGSILTGMPATEMFDIVDVSKLKLNVTVTENQVASLQLGQSVTIVSTVYPDKTFSGKITFIAPKADASLNFPVEIEVTNNANNSLKAGMYGTSKFGSNQKQNLKIVPRTAFLESVNSNQLFVVENGVAKLRKVVAGRILGDQVEIIDGLSDGESVIITGQINLQDGNAVEVIK; translated from the coding sequence ATGAAAAAGACTATTATTACCATAACTATAATTATTACCTCATTAGGTCTAATAGGCTATATCCTGAATAAAAATAAAGCCGAGAACAAAGCCAAAACAGATATTGTTGCCGAAAAAAATGCAGCAGTCGCCGTAAAAGTAGCAACAGTAAAGACCGAAAATGTATCCTTAGATTTCAGCGCTAACGGTATTTTTTCACCAATTCAGGAACTTACTTTCTCTGCCGAAAAATCAGGAAAAGTAATCAAAGTTTTCGTAGACGAAGGAGATTACGTAACCGTAGGACAAACGCTTTTAACTATGAGAGCCGATGTTATCAACGTAAATGCTAATACTGCAAATGCAGTATATCAAAATGCTAAAGCTGACTACGACCGTTATGAAAACGCTTATAAAACAGGCGGGGTTACCAAGCAACAATTGGATCAGGCAAAATTGAATTTAACGAACGCTAAAGCTAGTTTAACTCAGGCAAATATTAATGTAGGCGATACTAAAGTTAAAGCACCTATCAAAGGATATATTAACAAAAGGTATATCGAGCCAGGTTCTATATTAACAGGGATGCCTGCCACTGAAATGTTTGATATTGTTGATGTTTCCAAATTGAAATTAAACGTTACTGTAACCGAAAATCAAGTGGCCAGCTTACAGCTAGGACAATCGGTAACTATTGTTTCCACAGTTTATCCTGATAAAACTTTTTCCGGAAAAATTACCTTCATTGCCCCTAAAGCAGACGCATCGTTAAATTTTCCTGTTGAAATCGAAGTAACCAACAACGCCAACAACAGCTTAAAAGCAGGTATGTATGGAACATCAAAATTTGGCTCAAACCAAAAACAAAATTTAAAAATTGTTCCAAGAACAGCTTTTTTGGAAAGTGTAAACAGCAACCAACTTTTTGTAGTTGAAAATGGTGTAGCCAAATTAAGAAAAGTGGTAGCCGGTAGAATTTTAGGAGATCAGGTTGAAATTATTGATGGATTATCGGATGGTGAAAGCGTAATTATTACGGGACAAATCAACTTGCAAGACGGCAATGCTGTAGAAGTTATTAAATAA
- a CDS encoding TolC family protein, whose product MRNLFIISLLTLALSAKAQDVKELTLRDALRYALENKAEAKKAKLEMEKSEYKIQEVRSLALPQITANGGLTYNPVLQTSVIDGSAFGAPGTAIQATFGQKWVSTAGIGLDQTLFDLSVFTGLRAAKSTREFYQINNELTEELVIERVATSYYSVYVQRERLALLDSTYANTAKVRDIVQGQYNNGIAKKIDLDRIVVQLSNINADRQQVSNQIQLQENALKFYMGMPIETQFIIPKSEYEINLEILSDAPNTQNRSEYLLLKKQEELLEYQKTAIKAQLYPTLSLFAGYNFLGQGPEMPWFAKPANGVYWSDYSSVGLTMRVPIFTGFGTRSKIKQAEADIKLLQEDIKDTELSLDLDYRNARAQIENNLVIISNQKENMQLAMEITKNTKNNYLQGLASLTDLLDAQNESLEAQNNYTRAVLNYKIAEVALIKSRAELKSLIK is encoded by the coding sequence ATGAGAAACTTATTTATAATTTCACTTTTGACCCTTGCTTTGTCAGCAAAAGCACAGGACGTAAAAGAGCTGACCCTGAGAGACGCTCTGCGTTACGCATTGGAAAATAAGGCTGAAGCCAAGAAAGCAAAGTTAGAAATGGAAAAGAGCGAATATAAAATCCAAGAAGTTCGCTCGCTGGCACTACCTCAGATCACAGCAAATGGAGGATTAACATACAATCCTGTTTTACAAACCAGCGTTATTGACGGATCTGCTTTTGGCGCTCCGGGAACTGCTATTCAGGCAACTTTTGGTCAAAAATGGGTTTCAACTGCAGGGATTGGATTAGACCAGACCCTCTTCGATTTAAGCGTTTTCACTGGACTAAGAGCAGCAAAATCTACTCGTGAATTTTATCAAATCAACAATGAATTGACTGAAGAACTGGTAATTGAGAGAGTTGCTACGAGTTATTACTCTGTGTATGTGCAACGCGAGAGATTAGCTTTATTGGACAGCACATATGCAAACACCGCTAAAGTGAGAGATATTGTTCAGGGACAATACAACAACGGAATAGCAAAAAAAATAGACTTAGACCGAATTGTAGTGCAGTTATCTAACATTAATGCAGATCGTCAACAAGTTAGCAATCAAATACAATTACAAGAAAACGCATTGAAATTCTATATGGGAATGCCAATAGAAACTCAATTCATCATACCAAAGTCGGAGTATGAAATAAACCTTGAAATCCTATCTGATGCCCCAAATACACAGAACAGATCGGAATATTTGCTTTTGAAAAAACAAGAAGAATTATTAGAATATCAAAAAACAGCAATCAAAGCCCAACTGTACCCAACGCTGTCTTTATTTGCAGGCTACAACTTTTTAGGACAAGGTCCCGAAATGCCATGGTTTGCAAAACCTGCCAATGGCGTGTATTGGTCTGATTATTCGTCTGTCGGATTAACCATGAGAGTGCCGATTTTTACGGGTTTTGGAACTCGTTCTAAAATAAAGCAAGCCGAGGCTGATATTAAATTACTTCAGGAAGACATTAAAGACACCGAACTTTCCCTTGATTTAGATTACAGAAACGCAAGAGCTCAAATTGAAAACAACTTGGTAATCATTTCAAACCAGAAAGAAAATATGCAATTGGCTATGGAGATTACGAAAAACACAAAAAACAATTATCTCCAGGGATTAGCATCATTGACAGACTTATTGGACGCTCAAAATGAATCACTTGAAGCCCAAAACAATTATACCAGAGCGGTTTTGAACTATAAAATAGCCGAGGTAGCATTAATCAAATCAAGAGCAGAACTAAAATCACTTATAAAATAA
- a CDS encoding helix-turn-helix domain-containing protein codes for MKQFLFQIVFLFENATMKEGASLKNLLGLTQEDTAYMLGIDRGQWSMFVSGKRDLPLAAVQQLGVVLEHLKEKKSVCKESQAIAKAEKQLVQEKLQRDYSDVQIKLYKVVKQISTIENIRNESFAALEVAAFLEQQKEYDNRSSLIRGIRVRATNTLKKHNLYVLEALQLKKENLEALKISLEQKMKK; via the coding sequence ATGAAACAGTTTTTGTTTCAAATTGTTTTTTTATTTGAAAATGCAACAATGAAAGAAGGTGCTAGTTTAAAAAACCTATTGGGATTAACGCAAGAGGATACTGCTTACATGTTAGGTATTGATAGAGGACAATGGTCAATGTTTGTTTCCGGAAAACGTGATTTACCCTTGGCAGCCGTGCAGCAATTAGGGGTTGTACTAGAACATCTGAAGGAAAAGAAAAGTGTCTGCAAGGAAAGCCAGGCTATCGCCAAAGCGGAGAAACAACTGGTTCAAGAAAAATTGCAGCGCGACTATAGCGATGTGCAAATCAAGTTGTATAAGGTTGTCAAACAAATCAGCACTATTGAAAATATACGTAACGAGAGTTTTGCGGCCTTGGAAGTCGCTGCGTTTTTAGAACAGCAAAAAGAGTACGACAATAGGAGTTCTCTGATCAGAGGTATTCGCGTAAGAGCAACCAACACCCTGAAGAAACATAATCTGTATGTTTTAGAAGCGTTACAGCTGAAAAAGGAAAACCTTGAGGCCTTAAAAATCAGTCTGGAGCAAAAAATGAAAAAGTAA
- the odhB gene encoding 2-oxoglutarate dehydrogenase complex dihydrolipoyllysine-residue succinyltransferase — MILEMKVPSPGESIKEVEIATWLVKDGDYVEKDQAIAEVDSDKATLELPAEASGIITLKAEEGDAVAVGQVVCLIDTAAAKPEANGAPAVAEKAAEAPKAETPKAAPAPVATTYATSAPSPAARKILEEKSIQPSEITGTGKGGRITKEDAVNAVPSMGTPTGGSRGAERTKLSMLRRKVAERLVSAKNETAMLTTFNEVDMSAIYAIRDQYKEEFKAKHGLGLGFMSFFTKAVTRALQLYPDVNSMIDGQEKISYDFCDISVAVSGPKGLMVPVVRSAELLTFRGVEAEIKRLALRARDGQITVDEMTGGTFTISNGGVFGSMLSTPIINPPQSGILGMHNVVDRAIVKNGQIVIAPVMFVALSYDHRIIDGRESVGFLVAVKEALENPMEILMDNNPKKALEL, encoded by the coding sequence ATGATTTTAGAAATGAAAGTCCCTTCACCGGGAGAATCAATCAAAGAAGTAGAAATCGCTACTTGGTTAGTTAAAGATGGAGATTATGTAGAAAAAGACCAGGCAATTGCTGAGGTTGACTCTGATAAAGCTACCTTAGAATTACCAGCAGAAGCAAGCGGAATCATTACGCTTAAAGCAGAAGAAGGTGATGCAGTGGCAGTAGGTCAGGTGGTGTGTTTAATTGATACAGCGGCAGCAAAACCAGAAGCAAATGGTGCTCCTGCAGTTGCGGAAAAAGCGGCTGAAGCTCCAAAGGCTGAGACTCCGAAAGCGGCTCCGGCTCCTGTAGCAACAACGTATGCTACAAGTGCTCCTTCACCGGCAGCAAGAAAAATATTAGAAGAGAAAAGTATTCAGCCTTCAGAGATCACTGGAACTGGAAAAGGTGGAAGAATTACCAAAGAAGATGCAGTAAACGCTGTTCCTTCAATGGGTACGCCAACAGGAGGTTCTCGTGGTGCTGAAAGAACAAAATTATCAATGTTGCGTCGTAAAGTTGCTGAGCGTTTGGTATCGGCTAAAAACGAAACAGCAATGTTGACTACTTTCAACGAGGTAGACATGAGCGCGATCTATGCAATCCGCGATCAGTATAAAGAAGAATTCAAAGCGAAACACGGTTTAGGTTTAGGTTTCATGTCATTCTTCACTAAAGCAGTTACACGTGCATTACAATTGTACCCGGATGTAAATTCGATGATAGACGGTCAGGAGAAAATCTCTTATGATTTCTGTGATATCTCGGTAGCGGTTTCTGGTCCGAAAGGATTAATGGTGCCGGTAGTTCGTAGTGCAGAGTTATTAACTTTCAGAGGTGTTGAAGCTGAAATCAAACGTTTGGCTTTACGTGCTCGTGACGGACAAATTACAGTTGATGAAATGACAGGAGGAACATTCACTATTTCAAATGGTGGTGTTTTCGGAAGTATGTTGTCAACTCCAATCATCAACCCTCCGCAATCAGGTATCCTAGGAATGCACAATGTGGTGGACAGAGCTATCGTTAAAAACGGTCAGATCGTTATCGCTCCGGTAATGTTCGTGGCGTTATCATACGATCACAGAATCATCGACGGACGTGAGTCTGTAGGTTTCTTGGTAGCTGTTAAAGAAGCATTGGAAAATCCGATGGAAATCCTAATGGACAACAATCCTAAAAAAGCTTTAGAACTATAG
- a CDS encoding polyprenyl synthetase family protein gives MHSISDYQDIISDHFSAISIDREPENLYEPIRYILGLGGKRMRPVLTLMAAEIFNADCKQALAAATAVEVFHNFSLIHDDIMDDAPLRRGHETVHEKWDINTGILSGDAMLILAYQYFEQYEPKIFRSLAKLFSKTALEVCEGQQLDVDFESREDVTIPEYLKMIEYKTAVLVGAAMKMGAIVAETSEENADLIYEFGLNLGIAFQLQDDYLDAFGDPMTFGKQVGGDIIENKKTYLYLKAMEFAKASEKEELLHLFSIQPNDNTDKIASVKEIFNTTGASEVTQDAIKEYTFKAFDTLEKMQIDTDKKELLKTFGENLMSRNV, from the coding sequence ATGCATTCCATTTCAGATTATCAGGATATAATTTCCGACCATTTTTCAGCGATTTCAATCGATAGAGAACCTGAAAATTTATATGAGCCTATTCGCTATATTTTGGGTCTGGGCGGGAAACGCATGAGGCCGGTTTTAACATTGATGGCTGCTGAGATATTTAATGCTGATTGTAAACAAGCATTGGCGGCTGCAACAGCTGTGGAAGTTTTTCATAATTTCTCATTAATCCACGATGATATTATGGATGATGCGCCTTTGCGTCGCGGCCATGAAACAGTTCATGAAAAATGGGATATCAATACCGGAATTTTGTCGGGAGATGCCATGCTGATTTTGGCATACCAATATTTCGAACAATACGAGCCAAAAATATTCCGTTCGTTGGCTAAACTATTCAGTAAAACAGCTTTGGAAGTGTGTGAAGGGCAACAATTGGATGTGGATTTTGAAAGCAGGGAAGATGTTACGATTCCGGAATACCTTAAAATGATTGAGTATAAAACTGCTGTTTTGGTAGGTGCTGCCATGAAAATGGGGGCAATTGTAGCTGAAACATCTGAAGAGAATGCGGATTTGATTTACGAATTCGGTTTAAACCTCGGAATTGCTTTCCAATTGCAGGATGATTACCTGGATGCGTTCGGCGATCCGATGACTTTCGGAAAACAAGTAGGAGGGGATATCATTGAGAATAAAAAAACGTACCTTTATCTGAAAGCTATGGAATTTGCCAAAGCATCGGAAAAAGAAGAGTTGTTGCATTTGTTTTCGATTCAGCCAAATGACAATACTGATAAAATTGCATCCGTAAAGGAAATTTTCAACACAACTGGAGCGAGTGAAGTTACGCAGGATGCTATTAAGGAATATACATTCAAGGCATTTGATACGCTGGAAAAAATGCAGATTGACACCGATAAAAAAGAACTTTTAAAAACGTTTGGCGAGAATTTGATGAGCCGAAACGTTTAA
- a CDS encoding DUF7619 domain-containing protein, whose amino-acid sequence MTKKYFLTLLLFISALSVTFGQVVPPSAFDVTNITQTSAMFEGGPCHDWEILILAAGASEPTPNSTGTVVNTNPVLITGLNSCTAYKSYARTNSFPGVFDPWWGPVYFTTTSISGSCSYNATINAAQGTPTSSLFAQVIGGTPPYTFQWSLNGAPIQGATNQTLTINGQAGTYQVIVTDSANLITTATYVGSSITANNDTMTVYPTSNTTINTSSVLSNDLLNGYPINPNNIGNVVLTPLTLPSGFTINPNGTISVLPGTAPGVHTLTYRICAVQNPTTCSTATATVTVANEGFLLKAFVDTNNNGTQDSGETNFNFGQFSYQINNTGATTTITSSNGMYYIQESNPANSYDFGFTIDSNYSSYHTVTPSSYNDVNFVPGSGITVYNFPITQLSYSDAMVTVSPFGTPPRPGFTYQNRIAYKNTGNQSIATGTVTFNKSNTVTITNVSQAGTNPTATGFTYDFSNLLPNETRQIIVTMQVPTIPTVSLGNLITNTAAITAANDVMLSNNNSSLTQTIVGSYDPNDKTESHGGKIVHSTFGPNDYLTYTIQFENTGTYPAENVKITDILDAKLDENSVKIINASHAYTLNRVGNTLNWNLNGIDLLPNGKGQVTFKIKPKPGYLIGDIIPNMASIYFDFNPAIVTNTYTTEFVSTMTVSEFGSTSLLVYPNPTKGLVFLSSKDNSVLINSVIVTDILGKTIQTKSVNTTEATIDLSDLSSGIYFAKVKSDNSESVIKIVKQ is encoded by the coding sequence ATGACAAAAAAATACTTTTTAACGCTGTTACTTTTCATCAGCGCTTTATCCGTCACTTTTGGACAGGTCGTGCCTCCAAGTGCCTTTGACGTTACCAACATCACACAGACGTCTGCTATGTTTGAAGGTGGTCCATGCCACGATTGGGAGATTCTGATCTTAGCCGCAGGCGCTTCAGAGCCTACACCTAACAGCACAGGAACTGTCGTCAATACAAACCCGGTTTTAATTACCGGATTAAATTCCTGTACCGCTTATAAATCCTATGCAAGAACCAACAGCTTCCCAGGCGTTTTCGATCCTTGGTGGGGACCTGTTTATTTTACTACGACGTCGATATCAGGCTCATGCTCGTATAACGCGACAATTAATGCCGCTCAAGGCACGCCTACCAGTTCCCTCTTTGCCCAGGTTATTGGCGGAACTCCACCTTACACATTTCAATGGAGCCTTAACGGAGCACCAATTCAGGGCGCAACCAATCAGACCCTTACGATTAATGGACAAGCCGGAACCTATCAGGTTATCGTAACCGATTCCGCTAATTTGATAACAACCGCTACCTATGTAGGAAGTAGCATTACGGCCAATAATGACACGATGACCGTTTATCCAACCAGCAATACGACAATCAATACTTCATCCGTATTGTCAAACGACCTTCTGAACGGTTACCCGATTAATCCGAACAATATAGGCAATGTGGTTTTAACTCCGTTGACGTTACCTTCCGGTTTTACAATCAATCCAAACGGTACAATCAGCGTTTTGCCCGGAACAGCACCAGGAGTTCACACCTTAACGTATAGAATTTGCGCCGTACAAAACCCCACAACCTGCTCGACTGCAACAGCTACCGTAACTGTAGCTAATGAGGGTTTTTTATTGAAGGCTTTTGTTGATACCAACAATAACGGCACACAAGATTCGGGAGAGACGAATTTCAATTTTGGTCAGTTCTCGTACCAGATAAACAATACCGGAGCGACAACTACCATTACCTCTTCAAACGGCATGTATTACATTCAGGAATCCAACCCTGCAAATTCCTATGACTTTGGTTTTACGATTGACAGCAACTACAGCAGCTATCACACCGTTACCCCTTCTTCGTATAACGATGTTAACTTTGTCCCAGGCTCGGGTATTACTGTTTACAATTTCCCGATAACACAATTGTCTTATTCGGACGCTATGGTTACCGTTTCTCCTTTTGGAACACCTCCAAGACCAGGCTTCACCTATCAAAATCGAATTGCATATAAAAACACAGGTAATCAGTCTATTGCTACAGGAACCGTCACTTTCAACAAAAGCAACACGGTAACGATAACGAATGTTTCACAAGCAGGGACTAACCCAACAGCTACAGGGTTTACATATGATTTCTCAAACCTGTTGCCAAATGAAACACGACAGATCATCGTGACAATGCAGGTTCCGACTATTCCGACAGTTAGCTTAGGGAATCTGATCACAAACACAGCCGCAATAACCGCGGCAAATGATGTAATGCTATCCAACAACAATAGCAGCCTAACACAAACAATTGTAGGTTCCTACGATCCGAATGACAAGACAGAAAGCCATGGAGGGAAAATCGTGCATTCTACGTTCGGCCCCAACGATTATCTGACGTATACCATTCAGTTCGAAAATACAGGAACCTATCCGGCAGAAAATGTAAAAATAACAGATATTCTTGATGCGAAATTAGATGAGAATTCCGTGAAGATAATTAATGCGAGCCACGCCTACACTTTAAACAGAGTTGGCAACACACTGAACTGGAACTTAAACGGAATCGACTTGCTTCCTAACGGAAAAGGACAGGTAACTTTCAAGATCAAACCAAAACCGGGTTATTTAATTGGTGATATTATTCCGAATATGGCATCCATTTATTTCGATTTCAATCCGGCGATTGTTACCAATACATACACAACCGAGTTTGTCAGCACCATGACAGTTTCGGAATTCGGAAGCACATCCTTATTGGTTTATCCTAACCCGACAAAAGGTTTGGTTTTCCTTTCCTCTAAGGACAATTCAGTTTTAATAAATAGCGTGATTGTTACGGACATTTTAGGTAAAACAATCCAAACAAAATCAGTCAACACTACTGAAGCGACTATTGATCTATCGGATTTGAGCAGCGGAATCTATTTCGCAAAAGTAAAATCAGACAATAGTGAAAGTGTTATAAAGATCGTTAAGCAATAA
- a CDS encoding TetR/AcrR family transcriptional regulator produces the protein MKNKIMSKAKEMFLKLGFKSVTMDDIASEMCISKKTIYKYFCNKEILVEETTARIHNDVNNKIEALTLENFNAIEENFEIQKMFKEMFKSYDTSPVYQLKKHYPMIYVKIQQKSIEFCNGSFRKNIEKGISEGLYRTDLDIKTAVEFYYTLIFNINENTIYEKDVHEMEIKALEYHTRAIATPKGITELEKHLQNPNL, from the coding sequence ATGAAAAACAAAATCATGTCCAAAGCCAAAGAAATGTTTTTAAAACTAGGTTTTAAGAGCGTGACGATGGACGACATTGCAAGTGAAATGTGTATTTCCAAAAAGACTATCTACAAATATTTCTGCAACAAAGAAATTTTAGTTGAAGAGACTACAGCCAGAATCCATAACGATGTCAATAATAAAATTGAAGCTTTAACACTGGAGAACTTCAACGCTATCGAAGAAAACTTTGAGATCCAGAAAATGTTTAAAGAGATGTTCAAATCTTACGACACCTCCCCGGTATACCAGCTGAAAAAACATTATCCGATGATTTATGTAAAAATTCAACAGAAAAGCATTGAATTCTGCAACGGAAGTTTCAGAAAGAATATTGAGAAAGGAATCAGCGAAGGTCTATACCGGACAGATTTAGACATCAAAACAGCTGTTGAATTTTATTACACATTGATATTCAACATTAATGAAAACACAATTTATGAAAAAGATGTACACGAGATGGAAATAAAAGCCCTGGAATATCACACTAGGGCAATCGCCACCCCGAAAGGGATTACAGAACTTGAAAAACACTTACAAAACCCTAATCTATAA